A genomic window from Parafrankia discariae includes:
- a CDS encoding UDP-glucose dehydrogenase family protein, whose product MAGDPRSPGPPTTGGPPAVRRIGVVGTGYLGATHAVCMAELGYEVMGLDTDADKVRRLGAGEVPFFEPGLEELLRKHLEAGRLSFTGDPAEVAGWADVHFICVGTPQRAGDGAADMTYVDAAVETLIRAGLRPDALVVGKSTVPAGSAERLARRLAAGTGGTGPGEARAGEADAGEAAAGGGAELAWNPEFLREGFAVDDTLRPDRLVFGVRPGGRGEAVLRAVYAATIEAGTPVIVTDYATAELVKVAANAFLATKISFINAMSEVCDAAGGDVTSLARALSHDARIGGRFLRPGIGFGGGCLPKDIRAFHARAAEIGAGPALGFLTEVDRINLRARQRTVSLITRTLGGQVAGRRITVLGAAFKPNSDDIRDSPALEISAELHRAGARVVVYDPAAMANARRRFPELEYAPSAHEAATGADALAVLTEWTEFRDLDPDALTPRVAGRVVVDGRHALDGPTWRRAGWAYHALGRPPA is encoded by the coding sequence ATGGCGGGCGACCCGCGGTCCCCCGGGCCGCCCACGACGGGCGGCCCGCCAGCCGTCCGTCGCATCGGTGTGGTCGGGACGGGCTATCTCGGTGCCACCCACGCGGTCTGCATGGCCGAGCTGGGCTACGAGGTGATGGGGCTCGACACGGACGCCGACAAGGTCCGCCGGCTCGGCGCGGGCGAGGTGCCGTTCTTCGAGCCGGGGCTCGAGGAGCTGCTGCGCAAGCACCTGGAGGCGGGTCGGCTGTCGTTCACCGGCGACCCCGCCGAGGTCGCCGGGTGGGCCGACGTCCACTTCATCTGCGTCGGCACGCCGCAGCGCGCCGGTGACGGCGCCGCCGACATGACCTACGTGGACGCCGCCGTCGAGACACTGATCCGTGCCGGCCTGCGGCCGGACGCGCTCGTCGTCGGCAAGTCGACCGTGCCGGCGGGCAGCGCCGAGCGGCTCGCGCGCCGGCTGGCAGCGGGCACCGGCGGCACCGGGCCTGGCGAGGCCCGGGCTGGCGAGGCCGACGCCGGCGAGGCCGCGGCTGGCGGCGGGGCCGAGCTGGCCTGGAATCCGGAGTTCCTGCGCGAGGGGTTCGCCGTCGACGACACGCTGCGTCCGGACAGGCTGGTCTTCGGGGTCCGGCCGGGTGGGCGCGGAGAGGCCGTGCTGCGGGCCGTCTACGCGGCGACGATCGAGGCCGGCACACCCGTGATCGTCACCGACTACGCCACCGCCGAGCTGGTGAAGGTCGCGGCGAACGCCTTCCTGGCCACCAAGATCTCCTTCATCAACGCGATGTCGGAGGTCTGCGACGCCGCCGGCGGGGACGTGACGAGCCTGGCGCGGGCGCTGTCCCACGACGCCAGGATCGGCGGGCGGTTCCTGCGGCCGGGGATCGGCTTCGGCGGCGGCTGCCTGCCCAAGGACATCCGCGCCTTCCACGCGCGGGCGGCCGAGATCGGGGCCGGCCCGGCGCTGGGCTTCCTGACCGAGGTCGACCGGATCAACCTGCGGGCCCGGCAGCGGACCGTCAGTCTGATCACCCGGACCCTCGGGGGGCAGGTGGCGGGCCGGCGGATCACGGTGCTCGGCGCGGCGTTCAAGCCGAACTCGGACGACATCCGCGACTCACCGGCCCTGGAGATCTCCGCCGAGCTGCACCGGGCCGGCGCGCGGGTGGTCGTGTACGACCCGGCCGCGATGGCCAACGCCCGGCGGCGCTTCCCCGAGCTGGAGTACGCGCCGTCCGCGCACGAGGCGGCGACCGGCGCGGACGCGCTGGCGGTGCTCACCGAATGGACCGAGTTCCGTGACCTGGACCCGGACGCGCTCACCCCGCGGGTGGCGGGGCGGGTCGTCGTCGACGGCCGACACGCGCTGGACGGCCCGACCTGGCGCCGGGCCGGGTGGGCGTACCACGCGCTCGGCCGTCCGCCGGCCTGA
- a CDS encoding TetR/AcrR family transcriptional regulator: MTRPTLASPRPGGRPRDDSRDGAIRQATLELLAEHGYDGVTMDRVATRAKAGKATIYRRWPSKVALVMDSITQFTEQTLQVPDSGSLRAEMIAFLTVFHELVGSEQGRIMAEMVSEMPRNPELRAAVRERMWSQRKSMSEVIITRGIARGEITPTADPNILMEVGTALILQRLLITGDPVDPAFIAHVVDDVIIAYARRGDRAPADREARQA; the protein is encoded by the coding sequence GTGACGCGGCCGACGCTCGCATCGCCCCGGCCGGGCGGTCGCCCGCGCGACGACAGCCGCGACGGCGCGATCCGCCAGGCGACCCTCGAACTGCTCGCGGAGCACGGCTACGACGGCGTGACCATGGACCGGGTCGCCACCCGCGCCAAGGCCGGGAAGGCCACCATCTACCGGCGCTGGCCGTCCAAGGTCGCGCTGGTGATGGATTCGATCACCCAGTTCACCGAGCAGACCCTGCAGGTCCCCGACAGCGGCTCGCTGCGGGCCGAAATGATCGCCTTCCTGACCGTGTTCCACGAACTGGTCGGCAGCGAGCAGGGCCGGATCATGGCCGAGATGGTCTCCGAGATGCCGCGCAACCCGGAACTGCGCGCCGCCGTGCGCGAGCGCATGTGGAGCCAGCGCAAGTCGATGTCCGAGGTCATCATCACCCGTGGGATCGCACGCGGCGAGATAACGCCGACGGCCGATCCGAACATCCTGATGGAAGTCGGCACCGCGCTGATCCTGCAGCGGCTGCTCATCACCGGGGACCCGGTCGACCCCGCCTTCATCGCGCACGTCGTGGACGACGTGATCATCGCCTACGCCCGCCGCGGCGACCGCGCCCCGGCCGACCGCGAGGCCCGGCAGGCCTGA
- a CDS encoding GtrA family protein, whose product MAPHRSSVVSPGGQNRCSRSRSAPPVVSHRVPRSPLQVLIHEVGKFGIVGAACYAIDFAVSNLCHTLLGMGPLSAKTVSTVVAATCSYVGNRQWSFNHRARTGLRREYTLFVILNAVGLAIALACLGFAKYVLHFEGVLAFNLFGNVLGTGLGTVFRFWAYKKYVFLHPDHPKVVVPPAKSDRVPEPAGQA is encoded by the coding sequence ATGGCGCCGCACAGGTCGTCGGTAGTCTCTCCTGGTGGTCAAAATCGATGTTCTCGAAGTCGATCGGCGCCGCCCGTGGTGAGCCATCGGGTTCCACGTTCACCACTTCAGGTACTCATCCATGAGGTGGGCAAGTTCGGCATCGTCGGCGCGGCCTGCTACGCGATCGACTTCGCCGTCTCGAACCTGTGTCACACCCTTCTCGGGATGGGCCCGCTCAGCGCGAAGACCGTGTCGACGGTGGTCGCGGCGACCTGCTCCTACGTCGGCAACCGGCAATGGTCGTTCAACCATCGGGCCCGGACGGGCCTGCGCCGGGAGTACACGCTCTTCGTGATCCTGAACGCGGTGGGGCTGGCCATCGCGCTGGCCTGCCTGGGCTTCGCGAAGTACGTGCTGCACTTCGAGGGCGTGCTCGCGTTCAACCTGTTCGGGAACGTCCTGGGCACGGGGCTGGGCACGGTCTTCCGGTTCTGGGCGTACAAGAAATACGTCTTCCTGCACCCGGACCACCCGAAGGTGGTGGTACCTCCGGCGAAGAGCGACCGGGTCCCCGAGCCCGCCGGCCAGGCCTGA
- a CDS encoding beta-class carbonic anhydrase: MSAPEDLGHAQGTTDILLGRAASFAARRRAAGGGGPARPASPATGVAIVACMDARINLEAIFGLAEGDAHILRNAGGVVTEDIERSLAVSQHALGTTEIILVHHTRCGMETLTDEGFRASLAERTGVRPAWRLQAFTSAAQDVWRSITVLRSSPFLRASTSVRGFVYDVETGELDEITEIPRSAAAEPTQATA; this comes from the coding sequence ATGAGCGCGCCCGAAGACCTCGGACACGCCCAGGGCACGACCGACATCCTGCTGGGACGCGCGGCGAGCTTCGCCGCCCGGCGCCGTGCGGCGGGCGGCGGCGGCCCGGCCCGGCCGGCCAGCCCGGCCACCGGCGTGGCCATCGTGGCCTGCATGGACGCCCGCATCAACCTCGAGGCGATCTTCGGTCTCGCGGAGGGCGACGCGCACATCCTGCGTAACGCCGGCGGGGTGGTGACCGAGGACATCGAGCGGTCGCTGGCCGTCAGCCAGCACGCGCTCGGGACCACCGAGATCATCCTCGTCCACCACACCAGGTGCGGCATGGAGACGCTCACCGACGAGGGCTTCCGCGCCTCGCTGGCGGAGCGGACAGGCGTGCGCCCGGCGTGGCGGCTCCAGGCGTTCACCAGCGCCGCACAGGACGTGTGGCGGTCGATCACCGTGCTGCGCTCGTCACCGTTCCTGCGCGCCTCGACCTCGGTGCGCGGTTTCGTGTACGACGTCGAGACCGGTGAGCTCGATGAGATCACCGAGATCCCACGGTCGGCCGCGGCGGAGCCCACCCAGGCGACCGCCTGA
- a CDS encoding TIGR03089 family protein, producing MDVRFVPAPSILTGGSVPAGGSVPPDAPPARFPGVAAALAARLARDPARPMITFYDDATGERVEFSTTTLDNWVAKTANLLGDTVGLVPGDAVGVDLPAHWTTCVILLAAWSAGLEVRVAVDPAAPGTGTGTAPDELGVVFVSEDRVEIATGLGVDEIVALSLRPLGGRLRRPVPGVLDYAVEVPPHGDRYAAPPPPAGQAELIRVAENVARRAGLGPDDRILTAAGPATPAGLLSAILLPLVSGASVVLCRNLDGLEPAALARRADSERITVVDWSVPGPLAAALPAGIRPISPDGPVSPVDSVSPVDSVSPVDARARQR from the coding sequence TTGGACGTCCGGTTCGTCCCAGCACCGTCGATCCTCACCGGCGGCTCCGTTCCTGCCGGCGGCTCCGTGCCGCCCGACGCGCCGCCCGCGCGGTTCCCCGGGGTGGCCGCCGCGCTCGCCGCGCGGCTCGCCCGCGATCCGGCGCGCCCGATGATCACTTTCTACGACGACGCCACCGGCGAGCGGGTGGAGTTCTCCACCACGACGTTGGACAACTGGGTGGCGAAGACCGCGAACCTGCTCGGTGACACGGTCGGCCTGGTCCCCGGGGACGCGGTGGGCGTCGACCTGCCGGCGCACTGGACGACCTGCGTCATCCTGCTGGCGGCCTGGTCGGCGGGGCTGGAGGTGCGGGTGGCCGTCGACCCGGCGGCGCCGGGCACCGGCACCGGCACCGCGCCGGACGAGCTCGGCGTGGTCTTCGTCAGCGAGGACCGGGTCGAGATCGCCACCGGCCTGGGCGTCGACGAGATCGTCGCGCTGTCGCTGCGCCCGCTCGGTGGGCGGCTGCGCCGTCCGGTGCCCGGTGTGCTCGACTACGCCGTCGAGGTGCCGCCGCACGGCGACCGCTACGCGGCGCCGCCGCCGCCCGCGGGCCAGGCGGAGCTGATCCGCGTCGCCGAGAACGTCGCGCGGCGCGCCGGGCTGGGTCCGGACGACCGGATCCTCACCGCGGCCGGCCCCGCCACCCCCGCCGGCCTGCTCAGCGCGATCCTCCTGCCGCTGGTCAGCGGCGCCTCGGTCGTGCTGTGCCGCAATCTGGACGGCCTCGAACCGGCGGCGCTGGCCCGCCGGGCCGACAGTGAGCGGATCACCGTGGTGGACTGGTCCGTCCCGGGGCCGCTCGCCGCGGCCCTGCCGGCCGGGATCCGTCCCATCAGCCCCGACGGCCCTGTCAGCCCCGTCGACTCTGTCAGCCCCGTCGACTCTGTCAGCCCCGTCGACGCCCGCGCCCGGCAGCGGTAG
- a CDS encoding LCP family protein, with product MRPAEPHFPEPRPGPYAPEPDAPEPHVPGTGVGEPAPALGPPTALPPELSPRLVRRRRSTLRRLSVTLVAMVSLCVLGATSVGWAAYRHFDNAIDRQDWTPVAGARPAEVPGDLNVLLLGNDSREGTHGEFGDPGGSRSDTTIIAHFDADRSVTLVSFPRDTLVPVVPAAAATAPDGRSKIADIIPLAGVPGLISTLEAFTGLKINYTVSINLAGFRAMTDAVGGVTVCVRPLPDGSTRNLRDRESGWRGQLGENRLDGDQALAFVRTRKALGEERLRILRQQQFLSRLLDAATSTGVLTNPARITSLLGAVGGALQISDSLTQTEMLRLAKRVSELGPGGLRFITIPTYVPLPSDGAVDEMGTIPPHGMVLLHDPAGLEAIVGPMRATAENGGTPGSPTAPDVAATAGTLPGTTGPGAALPGAAPPGTTGPDTLSDRTAVPGTTPAGGTATGTTPLPADTSCTP from the coding sequence GTGCGTCCCGCGGAGCCGCACTTCCCGGAGCCACGCCCGGGGCCGTATGCCCCGGAGCCGGACGCCCCGGAGCCGCATGTTCCCGGAACGGGCGTCGGGGAGCCGGCGCCGGCGCTCGGGCCGCCCACCGCGCTGCCGCCCGAGCTGAGCCCGCGGCTCGTCCGCCGGCGGCGTTCCACGCTGCGCCGGCTGTCCGTCACGCTGGTCGCGATGGTCTCGCTGTGCGTCCTGGGGGCCACCTCGGTCGGGTGGGCCGCGTACCGGCACTTCGACAACGCGATCGACCGTCAGGACTGGACGCCCGTCGCCGGGGCCCGGCCCGCGGAGGTCCCGGGCGACCTGAACGTCCTGCTGCTCGGCAACGACAGCCGGGAGGGCACCCACGGCGAGTTCGGCGACCCGGGCGGCAGCCGGTCGGACACGACGATCATCGCCCACTTCGACGCGGACCGCTCCGTCACACTGGTGTCCTTCCCGCGCGACACGCTCGTGCCCGTCGTGCCCGCGGCCGCCGCCACCGCCCCGGACGGCCGATCGAAGATCGCGGACATCATCCCGCTCGCGGGGGTACCCGGCCTGATCTCGACCCTCGAGGCCTTCACCGGGCTCAAGATCAACTACACCGTCTCGATCAACCTCGCCGGCTTCCGCGCCATGACGGACGCCGTCGGCGGCGTCACGGTGTGCGTCCGGCCACTGCCCGACGGCAGTACCCGCAACCTGCGCGACCGGGAGTCGGGGTGGCGGGGCCAGCTCGGCGAGAACCGGCTCGACGGCGACCAGGCGCTGGCGTTCGTACGCACCCGCAAGGCCCTGGGCGAGGAGCGGCTGCGCATCCTGCGCCAGCAGCAGTTCCTCTCCCGGCTGCTCGACGCGGCGACGAGCACCGGTGTGCTCACCAACCCCGCGCGGATCACCAGCCTGCTCGGCGCGGTCGGCGGGGCGCTGCAGATCAGTGACAGCCTGACCCAGACCGAGATGCTCCGGCTGGCGAAGCGGGTCAGCGAGCTCGGCCCGGGTGGCCTGCGGTTCATCACGATCCCGACGTACGTCCCGCTGCCCTCGGACGGAGCCGTCGACGAGATGGGCACGATCCCGCCGCACGGCATGGTCCTGCTGCACGACCCGGCCGGCCTGGAGGCGATCGTGGGCCCGATGCGGGCCACGGCCGAGAACGGCGGCACCCCCGGATCGCCCACGGCACCGGACGTCGCCGCGACAGCCGGCACCCTCCCCGGCACGACAGGCCCCGGCGCCGCGCTCCCCGGCGCCGCGCCTCCCGGTACGACGGGCCCCGACACACTGTCCGACCGCACCGCGGTCCCGGGCACGACGCCGGCCGGCGGCACCGCCACGGGGACGACGCCGCTACCCGCCGACACCTCCTGCACCCCCTGA
- a CDS encoding LCP family protein, with the protein MTGAGPRTSAGSRQGPEPPRTGSDPAVGWRRRPRRRPRARSLRREVTHTGQDGSDAELTGLTEPGRGPGPNQADHDHGAHHDHQHSHSHSHQHGDGDTDLDPGDANGHGDDSGAGGHGGHGSRRLPPPAGRPRGVASRVAVVLSAILSCLIFAFAVGGFAVYEHFDRQINRLRLSLDGERPAGPVEGTTNFLLVGSDSRAGTGGEFQRGGEVAGQRSDTTILAHLDANGTTTLVSFPRDTLVRIPGHGRDKLTQAISIGGPGLLVRTIEDLTDIRVDHYVSVDLAGFREMTDAIGGVTVCVKALPDGRRSNLRDEWSQWRGQVGENHLNGDQALAFVRQRHGLPDNDFDRIRRQQQFIGAVFRKATGDGVLTNPARLENLISAVTRALTIDDGTDIEDLRLLAKRMGSMSSDQIRFVTIPVHAPSPAEGGNALGELPRFGSVQLYDQAQLDAFLAPLRPRDNTDPTVAPGPPASPPGEVSVDVFNAARVGGLATTVRGDLADLGFHVGTPRDWPGGGLQTSEVRYGPGQEAAARAVRAVVPDARLVPDDDLADRVSLVLGRSFEKVDPSGVPAAGARAVSGPRPSAPGGAPAGSAGSTGSTGPTGPGVPTRPTAPVTATELTTGCTY; encoded by the coding sequence CGCCCCGCACCGGTTCCGACCCGGCGGTGGGCTGGCGGCGCAGGCCCAGGCGGCGGCCGCGCGCACGTTCACTCCGGCGCGAGGTCACCCACACGGGCCAGGACGGGTCGGACGCCGAGCTCACCGGACTCACCGAGCCGGGGCGGGGGCCGGGGCCGAACCAGGCCGACCACGACCACGGCGCCCACCACGACCACCAGCACAGCCACAGCCACAGCCACCAGCACGGCGACGGCGACACCGATCTCGATCCCGGCGACGCGAACGGCCACGGCGACGACAGCGGCGCCGGCGGCCACGGCGGCCACGGGTCACGGCGGCTTCCGCCGCCGGCCGGCCGGCCGCGTGGGGTGGCGTCGCGGGTCGCCGTCGTCCTCTCCGCCATCCTGTCCTGCCTGATCTTCGCCTTCGCCGTCGGCGGGTTCGCCGTCTACGAGCACTTCGACCGCCAGATCAACCGGCTACGGCTGAGCCTGGACGGCGAACGCCCGGCGGGCCCCGTCGAGGGGACGACCAACTTCCTGCTGGTGGGCTCGGACAGCCGGGCCGGCACCGGCGGTGAGTTCCAGCGCGGCGGCGAGGTCGCCGGCCAGCGCTCGGACACCACGATCCTCGCCCACCTCGACGCGAACGGGACGACGACGCTTGTGTCGTTCCCCCGCGACACCCTCGTGCGCATCCCCGGGCACGGCCGGGACAAGCTGACCCAGGCGATCTCCATCGGCGGCCCGGGGCTGCTGGTGCGGACCATCGAGGACCTCACCGACATCCGCGTCGACCACTACGTGTCCGTGGACCTCGCCGGCTTCCGCGAGATGACCGACGCGATCGGCGGGGTGACGGTCTGCGTGAAGGCGCTGCCGGACGGGCGGCGGAGCAACCTGCGCGACGAGTGGTCCCAGTGGCGGGGGCAGGTCGGCGAGAACCACCTCAACGGCGACCAGGCCCTCGCGTTCGTCCGCCAGCGCCACGGCCTGCCCGACAACGACTTCGACCGCATCCGCCGGCAGCAGCAGTTCATCGGGGCGGTCTTCCGCAAGGCCACCGGCGACGGCGTGCTGACGAACCCGGCCCGGCTGGAGAACCTGATCAGCGCGGTGACCCGCGCCCTGACCATCGACGACGGGACGGACATCGAGGATCTCCGGCTGCTCGCGAAGCGGATGGGCTCGATGAGCTCCGACCAGATCAGGTTCGTGACGATCCCCGTGCACGCGCCGTCGCCGGCCGAGGGCGGGAACGCGCTCGGTGAGCTGCCCCGGTTCGGCTCCGTGCAGCTGTACGACCAGGCCCAGCTCGACGCCTTCCTGGCGCCGCTGCGCCCCCGGGACAACACAGACCCGACGGTCGCCCCCGGCCCGCCGGCGTCGCCGCCGGGCGAGGTCTCCGTCGACGTGTTCAACGCCGCGCGGGTCGGGGGGCTCGCGACGACTGTGCGCGGTGACCTCGCCGATCTCGGGTTCCACGTCGGAACCCCGCGGGACTGGCCCGGCGGCGGGCTCCAGACCAGCGAGGTGCGGTACGGGCCCGGCCAGGAGGCGGCGGCGCGCGCGGTGCGGGCCGTCGTGCCCGACGCCAGGCTCGTCCCCGACGACGACCTGGCCGACCGGGTCTCCCTGGTGCTGGGCAGGTCGTTCGAGAAGGTGGACCCCTCCGGTGTCCCCGCCGCCGGGGCCCGGGCGGTCTCCGGCCCACGCCCGTCGGCACCGGGCGGCGCCCCGGCCGGGTCCGCGGGGTCGACGGGATCCACCGGGCCAACCGGGCCCGGAGTGCCCACCAGGCCGACCGCCCCGGTGACGGCGACCGAGCTGACCACCGGCTGCACGTACTGA